In Chryseobacterium gleum, a single genomic region encodes these proteins:
- the tilS gene encoding tRNA lysidine(34) synthetase TilS → MLKKLTFINQLKNLVHEPEKHTFLLAVSGGVDSMVLASLFRDFGQEIQDSKFRFQVAHINYKLRGNDSDLDQKTVQDFCEKNHIKFHLYEVSEKDQKPENSIQLWARELRYRFFKTIQEKEKLEFLVTAHHLNDQLETFIINLSKAAGINGLSGIPSHDNNILRPLLNFSKKEIYQFAELNHIEFREDLSNKKNDYLRNKIRNQIVPMLMETNDHFLDNFRKSSSLLNQTKDFVQKQIQEIENNLTVFNQDYKILSKEKLNQESDFVKFEILKKYGFNQEEEIPKIFKAENNSSFFSKEYQLIVNRDELIFISRSQEKKSDEEIVLIDHFDFSENQITINLVDHIESIDGINKGFEWDFDAEKLHFPLRLRKQKEGDEFYPTGFSGKKKVSKFFRDEKLSILARQKIWILADSNDSVLGVIPIRQDRRYAMNEKTKWSLKIFNEMNNEI, encoded by the coding sequence ATGTTGAAAAAATTAACCTTTATCAATCAATTAAAAAATCTCGTTCACGAGCCGGAAAAGCACACCTTTCTTCTGGCAGTAAGCGGAGGTGTTGACTCTATGGTCCTGGCCTCTTTGTTCAGGGATTTCGGGCAGGAAATTCAGGATTCAAAGTTCCGGTTTCAGGTTGCTCATATCAATTATAAACTTCGTGGTAATGATTCGGATCTGGATCAGAAAACAGTACAGGATTTTTGTGAGAAAAATCATATAAAATTTCATCTGTATGAAGTTTCAGAAAAAGATCAGAAACCGGAAAACTCTATTCAGCTTTGGGCACGGGAACTCAGATACAGGTTTTTCAAAACAATCCAGGAAAAGGAAAAACTGGAATTTCTGGTAACAGCCCATCATTTGAATGATCAGCTGGAGACTTTTATCATCAATCTTTCCAAGGCTGCCGGCATCAACGGATTAAGCGGCATTCCTTCCCATGACAATAATATTCTCAGACCGCTTTTAAATTTTTCAAAAAAAGAAATTTATCAGTTTGCAGAATTGAACCATATTGAATTCCGGGAAGATCTCTCCAATAAAAAAAATGATTATCTGAGGAATAAGATTAGAAATCAGATTGTTCCGATGTTGATGGAAACCAACGATCATTTTTTGGACAACTTTAGAAAAAGTTCTTCTCTGCTGAATCAAACCAAGGATTTTGTTCAGAAACAGATTCAGGAAATAGAAAATAACCTTACAGTATTTAACCAGGACTATAAAATCTTATCAAAGGAAAAGCTGAATCAGGAAAGCGATTTCGTAAAATTTGAAATTTTAAAAAAATACGGTTTCAACCAGGAGGAAGAAATCCCCAAAATTTTTAAAGCGGAAAACAACAGTTCTTTTTTTTCAAAAGAATATCAGTTAATTGTTAACCGTGACGAACTGATTTTTATTAGCAGAAGTCAGGAAAAGAAATCTGATGAAGAAATTGTACTGATCGATCATTTTGATTTTTCCGAAAACCAGATTACCATCAATCTCGTAGATCATATTGAAAGCATTGATGGAATCAATAAAGGCTTTGAGTGGGATTTTGATGCTGAAAAACTTCATTTCCCACTGCGTTTAAGAAAGCAAAAAGAAGGTGATGAATTCTATCCCACAGGTTTTTCGGGGAAAAAGAAAGTTTCTAAATTTTTTAGGGACGAAAAATTATCTATTTTAGCGAGGCAAAAAATCTGGATACTTGCTGACAGCAATGATTCTGTACTTGGGGTTATCCCAATCAGACAGGACAGACGATATGCAATGAATGAGAAGACGAAATGGAGTCTCAAAATTTTTAATGAAATGAACAATGAAATTTAG
- a CDS encoding C40 family peptidase has translation MNKGICIVTVAPVRAENSDRAEIVTEILFGESADILEVDKNWTKIKMHYDGYEGWMDTKQLKPVTDEELANRKVTVVTEDFSSVLMNDGKTLLSMGSEVEFPVVASRRSHDVRESIALTAKEFLNVPYLWGGKSFFAVDCSGFTQLVYKIHNIKIPRDASQQAEVGEPLTFVEETQPGDLAFFENAEGKIIHVGIMLDNQKIIHASGKVRIDTLDSTGIFNKEMNKHTHKLRVLKTVI, from the coding sequence ATGAATAAAGGAATTTGTATTGTTACAGTAGCGCCGGTCCGTGCAGAGAATTCTGACAGGGCTGAAATTGTTACGGAAATATTGTTCGGGGAAAGTGCCGATATTTTGGAAGTAGATAAAAACTGGACCAAAATAAAGATGCACTATGACGGCTATGAAGGATGGATGGATACCAAACAGCTAAAACCGGTAACAGATGAGGAGCTCGCTAATAGAAAAGTGACTGTCGTTACTGAAGATTTCTCTTCCGTACTGATGAATGACGGGAAGACTTTACTGTCGATGGGTTCAGAAGTGGAATTTCCGGTGGTGGCCTCAAGAAGAAGCCATGATGTACGTGAAAGTATTGCGCTGACGGCAAAAGAGTTCCTTAATGTACCCTATCTGTGGGGAGGCAAAAGCTTTTTTGCAGTAGATTGCTCCGGCTTTACCCAATTGGTCTATAAAATTCACAATATTAAAATTCCAAGAGATGCTTCACAGCAGGCTGAAGTGGGAGAACCGCTTACCTTTGTAGAAGAAACACAGCCCGGGGATCTTGCTTTCTTTGAAAATGCTGAAGGGAAAATTATCCATGTAGGAATTATGCTGGACAATCAGAAAATTATTCATGCTTCTGGAAAAGTAAGAATTGACACTTTGGATTCCACCGGGATTTTCAATAAAGAAATGAATAAGCATACTCACAAGCTTAGAGTGCTGAAAACTGTAATCTAG
- a CDS encoding biopolymer transporter ExbD, producing MAEVIAQEKQGSKQKKKMIRVDMTPMVDLGFLLITFFMFTTNFTKPNVMDLGLPAKDPNPHPTDIPVIGDQNQITFILGKDNRVFYHQSNQKDLNVGNLKETDFSGLKISKIIAEAYKNAPAPDKFTVIVKPTDEANYKNFVDMLDNLAISKKERYGVTDIKPWETKVYKELTQ from the coding sequence ATGGCAGAAGTAATTGCACAAGAGAAACAAGGCAGCAAACAAAAGAAAAAAATGATCAGAGTAGACATGACTCCTATGGTTGATCTGGGATTCTTATTGATCACATTCTTTATGTTCACCACTAATTTTACAAAACCTAACGTAATGGATTTAGGATTACCGGCAAAAGATCCCAACCCTCATCCTACGGATATTCCTGTAATCGGAGATCAAAACCAGATTACCTTTATCCTTGGAAAAGACAACCGCGTATTTTATCATCAGAGCAATCAGAAAGATCTGAATGTTGGAAATCTGAAAGAAACAGATTTCAGTGGACTAAAAATTTCAAAGATCATTGCTGAAGCGTATAAAAATGCTCCGGCGCCTGATAAATTCACAGTGATTGTAAAACCAACAGACGAAGCCAATTACAAAAATTTTGTAGACATGCTGGACAATCTTGCGATTTCTAAAAAGGAAAGATATGGTGTAACGGATATCAAACCCTGGGAAACAAAGGTTTATAAAGAATTAACCCAATAA
- a CDS encoding O-methyltransferase produces the protein MSFFEEKNPEMDRYLEAHASSESEILKKLRRETYQKTTQPHMISGYQQGRLLTIISQMLKPKSILEIGTFTGYATLCLASGLAKDGKITTLDVNEDLVYLPKKYFESSEYASQIDFKLQDAKEYLKETDEFFDLIFVDADKENYAEYFRLIKPHTKSGTVILFDNVLWYGKVLEENPKLKSTQSIQELNDLAAKDEDFENLILPLRDGVNFLRRK, from the coding sequence ATGAGTTTTTTTGAAGAAAAGAATCCTGAAATGGATAGATATTTGGAAGCACATGCTTCTTCGGAATCTGAAATTCTGAAAAAGCTGAGAAGGGAGACTTATCAGAAGACGACACAGCCTCATATGATTTCAGGATATCAGCAGGGAAGATTGTTGACCATTATTTCCCAAATGTTGAAACCGAAAAGTATTCTTGAAATAGGAACTTTTACAGGATATGCTACTTTGTGTCTTGCATCAGGATTGGCAAAAGACGGAAAAATTACAACATTGGATGTGAATGAGGATCTTGTCTATCTTCCGAAAAAATATTTTGAATCTAGTGAATATGCCAGCCAGATTGATTTTAAACTTCAGGATGCCAAGGAATATTTAAAAGAAACAGATGAATTTTTTGATTTGATTTTCGTAGACGCTGATAAGGAAAACTATGCCGAATATTTCAGATTGATAAAACCACATACGAAGTCCGGAACTGTAATTCTGTTTGATAATGTTCTGTGGTACGGAAAAGTATTGGAAGAAAATCCGAAGTTGAAGTCTACCCAGTCTATTCAGGAGTTAAATGATTTAGCGGCAAAAGACGAAGATTTTGAAAATCTTATTTTACCTTTGCGTGATGGAGTCAACTTTCTTCGCAGAAAGTAA
- a CDS encoding 3-deoxy-D-manno-octulosonic acid transferase — translation MAFLYNLFISLLTFGMKVFALFNDKTKKGVEGRSESLTKVKSSFSQTDKVIWMHAASLGEYEQGLPVLEKLKEIFPDHKVLVTFFSPSGYENVVKKKHMADVICYLPFDKKHTVKEFISQFNTELFFTVKYDYWYNLLAELKNQGAKVYVISALFYERQSFFTSYGKWFVKQLQDNVDWFFHQTQFSLALAKSVGLIKSSVTGDTRFDRVKQLRERNNHVDFISDFKGESKAIVFGSSWQAEEKIAEAVSRKNNTVKLIIAPHDLKRVEHLKNIFPDALLYSEIHNFQSSIRNSQILIIDSIGLLSKLYSYAEVAVVGGGFHDAGLHNILEAATFGVPVVFGNHYKKNPEADDLIAAGGGKSFKDEYTTAEFVLFLTNEDNKEELAEMSRNAGKFIDNKPDSTRMILQKILS, via the coding sequence ATGGCTTTTCTATATAATCTATTTATCAGTCTGCTGACTTTTGGAATGAAGGTTTTCGCCTTGTTTAATGATAAAACTAAAAAAGGCGTTGAAGGGAGGAGCGAGTCTTTGACCAAAGTAAAATCTTCATTTTCACAGACAGATAAGGTAATCTGGATGCATGCTGCCAGTTTAGGAGAATATGAGCAGGGATTGCCGGTTCTGGAAAAGCTTAAGGAAATTTTTCCCGACCATAAAGTCCTGGTAACTTTCTTTTCCCCGTCAGGATATGAGAATGTGGTGAAAAAGAAGCATATGGCAGATGTAATCTGTTACTTACCTTTCGATAAAAAACATACTGTTAAAGAGTTTATATCACAATTTAACACTGAACTATTTTTTACGGTTAAATATGACTACTGGTATAACCTGCTTGCTGAACTTAAGAATCAGGGAGCAAAGGTTTATGTAATTTCAGCATTGTTCTATGAGAGACAGTCCTTTTTTACCTCGTATGGGAAATGGTTTGTAAAACAGCTTCAGGACAATGTAGACTGGTTTTTCCATCAGACTCAGTTTTCATTGGCCCTTGCGAAAAGTGTAGGGTTGATAAAGTCTTCTGTAACGGGAGATACAAGGTTTGACAGGGTAAAACAACTTCGTGAGCGCAACAATCATGTAGACTTTATTTCTGATTTTAAAGGAGAAAGTAAAGCCATTGTTTTCGGAAGTTCCTGGCAGGCTGAAGAGAAAATAGCAGAAGCTGTTTCCCGTAAAAATAATACGGTGAAGCTCATCATAGCACCTCATGATCTGAAAAGAGTAGAGCATCTTAAAAATATATTCCCAGATGCCTTATTGTACAGTGAAATACATAATTTTCAGTCTTCAATTCGCAATTCCCAGATTTTGATTATAGACAGTATAGGCTTGTTATCAAAACTATATTCATATGCAGAGGTGGCTGTTGTGGGAGGAGGATTTCACGATGCGGGCCTTCATAATATCCTGGAGGCGGCAACTTTTGGTGTTCCTGTGGTCTTTGGAAATCATTACAAAAAGAATCCCGAAGCTGATGATCTGATCGCTGCTGGTGGCGGAAAGTCTTTTAAAGACGAATATACGACTGCAGAATTTGTTTTATTTCTTACCAATGAGGATAATAAAGAAGAACTTGCGGAGATGTCCCGGAATGCAGGAAAGTTTATAGATAATAAGCCTGATTCTACCAGAATGATTCTTCAGAAAATCTTATCTTAA
- a CDS encoding cupin domain-containing protein — protein sequence MIHSKENSEHYIWGNQCDSWVLKNTRNLSVKQEKMPAGTSEKLHYHEIADQFFYILKGEAVLFINEEKFWVKQNESISIAPGTRHFISNESEAEIEFLVVSNPPTDHDRIEIKE from the coding sequence ATGATACATTCTAAAGAAAATTCAGAACACTATATCTGGGGAAACCAATGTGACAGCTGGGTCCTTAAAAATACGCGAAACTTATCTGTGAAGCAGGAAAAGATGCCTGCCGGAACTTCAGAAAAACTGCACTACCATGAGATAGCGGATCAATTTTTCTACATCCTCAAAGGAGAAGCAGTATTATTTATCAATGAAGAAAAGTTTTGGGTTAAACAAAATGAATCTATTTCTATTGCACCGGGAACAAGGCATTTTATCTCCAATGAATCTGAAGCGGAAATTGAGTTTTTAGTCGTATCAAATCCTCCTACGGATCATGATAGAATTGAAATTAAAGAATAA
- a CDS encoding OmpA family protein has product MKILKILAVSAMALGMTSCVSKKQYDALSTNYKQCIENIGERQREIQDLKSQNSALTGENNLLKSQHDALKSSLDACLSNTGKSSANIDKLVGEINASNSYIKQLISSNAKNDSLNLALSNKLKRSLDNVSDEDVQVKVLKGVVMISLSDKMLYKTGDYNILPAAQEVLGKVAKVINDYDKYSVLIEGNTDNAPLNSPNLPRDNWDLSALRGTSVAKVLQTQFGVDPARITAGGRSEYNPKATNMSVSGRAENRRTEIIIMPKLDEFMKLMDIAPKK; this is encoded by the coding sequence ATGAAGATTTTAAAAATTTTAGCAGTTTCTGCAATGGCGCTGGGAATGACATCTTGTGTCAGCAAAAAGCAGTATGATGCTTTGAGCACAAACTATAAGCAGTGTATTGAAAACATCGGGGAAAGGCAGAGAGAAATTCAGGATTTGAAATCTCAGAACTCTGCATTGACAGGTGAAAACAATTTGCTGAAAAGTCAGCATGATGCTTTAAAATCATCATTGGATGCATGTTTGTCCAATACCGGAAAAAGTTCTGCTAACATTGATAAGTTGGTAGGAGAAATCAATGCTTCCAATTCTTATATCAAGCAGCTGATCTCAAGTAATGCGAAGAACGACAGTCTGAACCTTGCATTGTCTAACAAACTGAAGAGATCTTTGGATAATGTATCAGATGAAGATGTTCAGGTAAAAGTATTGAAAGGAGTAGTAATGATCTCTCTTTCTGATAAAATGTTATACAAAACGGGGGATTACAATATTTTACCTGCCGCTCAGGAAGTGTTAGGTAAAGTAGCGAAAGTAATCAATGATTATGATAAATATTCAGTGCTGATCGAAGGTAACACGGATAATGCTCCATTAAACTCACCGAATCTTCCGAGAGACAACTGGGATCTTTCTGCATTAAGAGGGACTTCTGTTGCTAAAGTTCTTCAGACTCAGTTTGGTGTGGATCCTGCAAGAATTACAGCCGGTGGGCGTTCTGAGTACAACCCGAAAGCTACAAACATGAGTGTTTCAGGAAGAGCAGAAAACAGAAGAACAGAAATCATCATTATGCCTAAACTTGACGAGTTTATGAAACTGATGGATATCGCTCCTAAAAAATAA
- a CDS encoding patatin-like phospholipase family protein, with protein MALFSFKKKKPPAPPVIGLTLSGGGMRGIAHIAVLKALEEYNLKPHIISGTSAGSIIGAFYSFGKTPDEMMEIVRQTSFFSRSALKLSKNGIFSSNFIVKLFKDYFPEDNFSILKIPVYVAATEMTQGIVDFFSEGELFGPLLASSSVPFILPPVRMGEKIYVDGGVLDNLPIEPIIDKCNFLIASHVNSISYDELKKMSLMKEFDRILHLAIAKSVYSKAKYCNIFLDPPKMTKYSLFNKRYMDEMFQQVYEYTCQELEEKGYRKSIQDFG; from the coding sequence ATGGCTTTATTTTCATTCAAAAAAAAGAAACCACCGGCACCACCGGTTATCGGGCTTACACTTTCAGGCGGAGGAATGCGTGGAATTGCTCATATTGCCGTACTGAAAGCTTTGGAAGAATATAATCTGAAACCGCACATTATCTCCGGAACCAGCGCAGGCTCTATTATTGGTGCTTTTTATTCTTTTGGAAAGACACCGGACGAAATGATGGAAATTGTAAGACAAACTTCTTTTTTCTCCAGATCTGCATTAAAATTATCAAAAAACGGAATTTTCAGCTCCAACTTTATTGTAAAATTATTCAAAGATTATTTTCCTGAAGATAACTTTAGTATTTTAAAAATTCCTGTCTATGTTGCAGCTACTGAAATGACGCAAGGTATCGTAGATTTCTTTTCTGAGGGAGAACTTTTCGGACCGTTGCTGGCCTCATCAAGTGTTCCTTTTATTCTTCCTCCGGTAAGGATGGGAGAGAAAATTTATGTGGACGGAGGTGTTCTGGACAATCTTCCCATTGAGCCTATCATTGATAAATGTAACTTCCTGATTGCTTCCCATGTCAACTCCATCAGTTATGATGAATTAAAAAAAATGAGCCTGATGAAGGAGTTTGACAGAATCCTTCACTTGGCGATTGCAAAATCCGTGTATTCTAAAGCCAAATACTGCAATATATTTCTGGATCCGCCCAAAATGACAAAATACAGTCTTTTCAATAAAAGATATATGGATGAAATGTTTCAGCAGGTGTACGAATATACCTGTCAGGAGCTTGAAGAAAAGGGATATCGTAAAAGTATCCAGGATTTTGGATAA
- a CDS encoding CCPGW family putative bacteriocin translates to MKNSKKLSRGEMKTVQGAINGCNPQIFCTSLQTKCCPGWVCAGIREYCIAI, encoded by the coding sequence ATGAAAAATTCAAAAAAACTTTCAAGAGGAGAAATGAAAACTGTACAAGGTGCTATTAACGGGTGTAATCCACAGATATTTTGTACCAGCCTACAAACAAAGTGTTGCCCAGGATGGGTTTGTGCTGGTATAAGAGAATATTGTATTGCGATATAA
- a CDS encoding protein-disulfide reductase DsbD family protein, with translation MKFRNWFLLILLFLATGINAQIKNPVKFKFTINDLGNNQYEAVLNATMESGWHIYSKDLPEDTGIPTEYKVTGKNIELIGKFTEVGKKHEEFSEAFGGTIVYYSNSAGFKQKFKLKDPAKPADVTSEITYQTCDDRVCLAPNTLEFNQKVTPKGATEETVTEETASPVKDSVKVTETVNENPAKNEATITETSKLDPKQLKIETIDFKKPLTDCGTASAKVDENYWTYLFLGFIGGLIALLTPCVFPMIPLTVSFFTKGTKNKAKGKRDALIYGFFILLIFVLLSIPFHVIDGIAGNIFNEISTSVWLNIAFFIIFIFFAGSFFGYYDITLPSSIANKSSKAEEAGGIIGIFFMALTLVIVSFSCTGPILGSLLGSAVTGSTNVPMLLTFALAGFGLAWAIVFGLLALFPQALQSLPKSGGWMNTVKVVLGFVELALALKFLSKADLVSKTFLLKRELFIAIWIIVALGLALYLLGFIRFPHDDKKPKISVTRKVLGVLGIGFVIYLIQGLIPSDRPKLQLLSGILPPLNVSYFHDEKDGILGMHPEHDFFKAVELAKKEDKPILIDFTGYGCENCRKMEEFVWSEADILPILQNDVVLASLYVDDKEELPEDQKTKIDLGDGQIKKVKTIGDRWSLFQQVNFNNNSQPHYVLITPDGKVINTPVSGYMPKEDFKKFLECGVNYYKKNK, from the coding sequence ATGAAATTTAGAAATTGGTTTTTATTAATTCTATTATTTTTAGCGACGGGGATTAATGCACAGATAAAAAATCCTGTAAAGTTTAAATTCACCATCAATGACCTTGGCAACAACCAGTACGAAGCAGTGCTGAATGCGACAATGGAAAGCGGATGGCACATTTATTCCAAAGATTTACCGGAAGACACCGGAATTCCTACTGAATATAAAGTTACAGGAAAGAATATCGAACTGATCGGAAAGTTTACCGAAGTGGGTAAAAAACACGAAGAATTTTCTGAAGCATTCGGGGGAACAATTGTTTACTATTCTAATTCAGCCGGTTTTAAGCAGAAGTTTAAGCTAAAAGATCCGGCAAAACCTGCAGATGTCACTTCTGAAATTACGTATCAGACTTGTGATGACAGAGTTTGCCTTGCTCCTAATACGTTAGAATTCAACCAGAAAGTTACACCAAAAGGTGCAACGGAAGAGACGGTAACTGAAGAAACAGCTTCTCCTGTAAAAGACTCAGTAAAAGTAACTGAGACGGTTAATGAAAATCCTGCAAAAAACGAAGCTACGATCACAGAAACGTCAAAACTGGATCCTAAGCAGCTGAAAATTGAGACAATAGATTTCAAAAAACCATTAACAGATTGCGGTACAGCTTCCGCAAAAGTGGATGAAAATTACTGGACTTATTTGTTCTTAGGGTTTATCGGAGGATTAATCGCATTGCTTACGCCTTGTGTTTTCCCGATGATTCCGTTGACAGTTTCATTCTTTACAAAAGGAACTAAAAATAAAGCCAAAGGAAAAAGAGATGCCCTTATTTATGGTTTTTTCATTCTTCTTATCTTCGTTTTATTAAGTATTCCATTCCACGTTATCGACGGTATTGCAGGAAATATCTTCAATGAAATTTCCACAAGTGTATGGCTTAATATTGCCTTCTTTATTATATTCATCTTCTTTGCTGGAAGTTTCTTCGGGTATTATGATATCACGTTGCCAAGTTCAATAGCCAACAAATCTTCCAAAGCTGAAGAAGCGGGAGGAATTATCGGAATTTTCTTCATGGCATTAACGTTGGTAATTGTTTCTTTCTCTTGTACAGGACCTATCTTAGGAAGTTTATTAGGAAGTGCGGTAACAGGTTCTACAAATGTCCCGATGTTGCTGACATTTGCATTGGCAGGATTTGGTCTTGCCTGGGCTATTGTTTTCGGACTACTGGCTTTATTCCCGCAAGCGCTGCAAAGTCTTCCGAAATCAGGAGGATGGATGAATACCGTAAAAGTAGTTTTAGGTTTCGTAGAGCTGGCATTAGCATTGAAATTCTTATCTAAGGCAGACCTTGTATCCAAAACTTTCCTTTTAAAAAGAGAGCTTTTTATCGCTATCTGGATCATTGTTGCATTAGGATTGGCACTATATTTATTAGGATTTATCAGATTCCCGCATGATGATAAAAAACCTAAAATCTCTGTTACAAGAAAGGTATTGGGGGTATTGGGAATCGGTTTTGTAATTTACCTGATCCAGGGATTAATTCCATCTGACCGTCCGAAACTTCAGCTATTAAGCGGAATTTTACCTCCACTGAATGTAAGTTATTTCCATGATGAAAAAGACGGAATTCTGGGAATGCACCCTGAACATGATTTCTTCAAAGCGGTGGAATTGGCTAAAAAAGAAGATAAACCCATTCTTATTGACTTTACCGGATACGGTTGTGAAAACTGTAGAAAAATGGAAGAGTTTGTCTGGAGTGAAGCAGACATCTTGCCTATCCTTCAGAATGATGTAGTACTAGCTTCTTTATATGTAGATGATAAGGAAGAGCTTCCTGAAGATCAGAAAACAAAAATTGACCTTGGCGACGGGCAGATTAAAAAGGTAAAAACAATTGGTGACAGATGGAGCTTATTCCAGCAGGTTAACTTTAATAATAACTCACAGCCTCACTATGTTTTGATCACTCCGGACGGAAAAGTAATCAACACACCGGTTTCAGGATACATGCCAAAAGAGGATTTTAAAAAATTCCTAGAATGCGGGGTTAATTACTATAAAAAGAATAAATAA
- a CDS encoding DUF1648 domain-containing protein, translating into MENILFIIFDIFNFGWVAFLWWFTLKNYSALPDRIPVHFDLEGKPDGFGGKIYAFLMPVLALGLYAVFTYGTRHPEDTNFPVEITDKNMNAQFLIMKIGLRTLFLILGMIFLNIQDYMFRYAADDKAKPRISIATIFLSVVLFVPLLLFITHLFK; encoded by the coding sequence ATGGAAAATATTCTTTTTATAATTTTTGATATTTTTAATTTTGGATGGGTAGCTTTTTTATGGTGGTTTACCCTGAAAAATTATAGTGCTTTGCCAGATCGTATTCCTGTGCATTTTGATCTGGAAGGAAAACCAGATGGCTTTGGAGGGAAAATCTATGCCTTTCTGATGCCAGTACTGGCGCTGGGGCTGTATGCAGTGTTCACCTATGGAACCAGACATCCTGAGGATACTAATTTCCCGGTAGAGATTACAGATAAGAATATGAATGCCCAGTTTTTAATTATGAAAATCGGATTGAGAACTCTCTTTCTTATATTAGGCATGATTTTTTTGAATATTCAGGACTATATGTTCAGATATGCTGCTGATGATAAGGCTAAACCTAGAATCTCAATCGCCACCATTTTTTTATCAGTTGTATTGTTTGTTCCTTTATTACTTTTCATTACTCACTTGTTTAAATGA
- a CDS encoding alpha/beta fold hydrolase gives MLNFERKGNGKETLVLLHGFMENLSIWSDMEHHLSKDFSFLKIDLPGHGQSEILAEVHTMELMAGEVKKVLDDQHLEKVHLLGHSMGGYTALAFAEKYPGLLKSLTLFFSTYFPDDEEKKQQRIKSYRIIKDAFAHYARAGVPNLFNPNERDILEGKIETALETALSTNNLGALACVKGMVERTDKKHVLENLEAKILVLAGKHDNAVKTDMMIKHLPDRTNIKSYILDCGHNGHWEKPGICAEIINTELLHNLPKKLVL, from the coding sequence ATGCTGAACTTTGAAAGAAAAGGAAACGGAAAAGAAACTTTGGTGCTTCTTCACGGTTTTATGGAAAATCTATCCATCTGGAGCGACATGGAACATCATCTTTCCAAAGATTTTTCATTCCTTAAAATTGACCTTCCGGGCCACGGACAGTCTGAAATTCTCGCAGAGGTTCATACCATGGAACTGATGGCAGGGGAGGTAAAAAAAGTACTGGATGATCAGCATTTAGAGAAAGTTCACCTTTTGGGCCATTCGATGGGAGGATATACTGCACTTGCCTTTGCTGAAAAATACCCTGGTCTTTTAAAAAGCTTAACTTTATTTTTCTCTACTTATTTTCCGGATGATGAAGAGAAAAAACAGCAGCGCATCAAGAGTTACAGGATTATAAAAGATGCATTTGCCCATTATGCAAGAGCCGGAGTACCCAATTTATTCAATCCAAATGAAAGGGATATTCTGGAAGGAAAAATTGAAACAGCACTCGAAACAGCTCTTTCCACCAATAATTTAGGGGCTCTAGCCTGTGTAAAAGGTATGGTAGAAAGAACAGACAAAAAACATGTCCTTGAAAACCTGGAAGCTAAAATCTTGGTATTAGCCGGTAAACATGATAACGCCGTAAAAACCGATATGATGATCAAACATCTTCCGGACAGGACGAATATCAAATCTTATATCCTGGACTGCGGACATAACGGTCACTGGGAAAAGCCAGGTATCTGTGCAGAAATCATCAATACGGAACTTCTTCACAATCTACCTAAAAAACTGGTTTTATAA